One genomic window of Arachis stenosperma cultivar V10309 chromosome 10, arast.V10309.gnm1.PFL2, whole genome shotgun sequence includes the following:
- the LOC130956708 gene encoding uncharacterized protein LOC130956708, which produces MEVVLGPGDQGRAAGAEGVASVASQGGRRRSPHRHTRTRPFGGTGGDSAIIMQELRHRVQNLERQLADRERDGRSTDPSYTPSPGSEEEDSYRSRPQTEAESSQEESPIMRRRNDTIIYSRGRPTHRATRGREDERTRQPVIMGATPFHRSILEVRLPKHFDKPTDMRYDGTQDPLEHLTAFEARMNLEGVGDEVRCRAFPVTLAGPAIRWFNGLPQGSIYSFSDISRAFLAQFTTRIAKAKHPINLLGVTQRQGEPTRRYLDRFNDECLEIDGLTDSVASLCLTNGLLNENFRKHLTTKPVWTMHEIQTVAKEYINDEEVSRVVAANKRQSGYGQARQTGDGERAREKTREEASNKAPRPFPRVGKFTNYTSLTLPIMEVYQQIAEKGILPKPRPLKDRTGGNKNLYCDYHKGYGHQTQDCFDLKDALEQAIREGKLAAFSHLIREPRRRYRDQDEEGKTRSAKRRQEPEDRDHGLTVINVVTAKNTAPKSRSAHKKDAKVLAISSSPVQSTKKPPSISFGPEDQWFSDAPENPPMVITARVGTGLVKRILVDTGADSNIMFRNVFDALGLKDADLTTHQHGVIGLGDHFIKPDGVISLPISVGQVQGRRSAMAEFVILRDSTTS; this is translated from the coding sequence ATGGAAGTCGTACTGGGTCCCGGCGACCAAGGCCGGGCTGCCGGAGCGGAGGGGGTAGCCTCCGTCGCCTCGCAAGGGGGGCGGCGAAGGTCCCCCCATCGACACACGAGGACCCGACCCTTCGGAGGAACGGGCGGCGatagcgccataataatgcaagaGCTACGCCACAGAGTCCAGAACCTGGAGCGACAGCTTGCCGACCGGGAGCGGGACGGACGGTCTACCGATCCGAGCTACACCCCGTCTCCCGGTAGCGAGGAGGAAGACTCTTACCGAAGCCGCCCGCAGACGGAAGCGGAGAGCTCACAGGAGGAGTCACCCATAATGAGGAGACGAAATGACACGATCATCTACTCCCGCGGCAGACCGACCCATCGGGCGACAAGAGGTCGCGAAGACGAAAGAACACGGCAACCTGTGATAATGGGCGCCACCCCGTTCCACCGATCTATCCTCGAGGTCCGGCtgccgaaacacttcgacaagccaacggacatgaggtatgACGGAACTCAAGACCCTCTAGAACACCTCACGGCCTTCGAGGCCAGGATGAATCTAGAGGGAGTAGGCGACGAAGTAAGATGCCGCGCCTTCCCGGTAACCCTAGCAGGACCAGCGATCagatggtttaacggcctccctCAAGGTTCTATCTACAGTTTTTCAGACATCAGTCGTGCATTCCTGGCCCAATTTACAACGCGGATCGCGAAAGCCAAGCATCCGATCAACCTTCTCGGGGTAACCCAGAGACAGGGAGAGCCGACCAGGAGGTACTTAGATCGGTTCAATGACGAATGCTTGGAGATCGACGGCTTAACCGACTCGGTAGCCAGTCTCTGCCTAacgaacggcctcctcaacgagaaCTTCCGAAAACACCTTACCACGAAGCCGGTTTGGACGATGCATGAAATCCAAACGGTGGCTAAGGAGTACATAAAcgacgaggaagtcagccgagtcgtggctgccaataaaCGGCAGTCCGGTTACGGCCAGGCCCGGCAGACCGGTGACGGTGAGAGAGCAAGAGAAAAGACTAGGGAGGAGGCGTCAAACAAAGCACCCAGGCCGTTCCCTCGAGTTGGGAAATTTACTAACTACACTTCACTCACCCTCCCCATCATGGAAGTCTACCAACAAATAGCGGAGAAAGGAATTCTCCCGAAGCCCCGACCACTCAAGGACCGCACAGGCGGAAACAAGAACCTTTATTGTGATTACCATAAGGGATATGGCCATCAAACACAGGACTGCTTCGACCTGAAGGATGCATTAGAACAGGCaataagggaaggaaagctggcagcgtTCTCCCATCTCATCAGGGAGCCGAGAAGACGTTATCGCGACCAGGATGAGGAAGGCAAGACGCGCTCGGCCAAGCGGCGACAGGAGCCCGAAGACAGAGACCACGGCCTCACGGTGATAAACGTGGTAACGGCGAAAAACACTGCACCAAAATCCCGGTCGGCACATAAGAAAGACGCCAAGGTTCTGGCGATCTCATCTTCACCAGTACAGAGTACCAAAAAACCTCCGTCCATTTCTTTCGGCCCAGAAGATCAATGGTTCAGTGACGCCCCGGAAAACCCTCCCATGGTCATAacggccagagtgggaaccggcctcgtcaaacggATCCTTGTCGACACTGGGGCCGATTCGAACATCATGTTCCGAAACGTGTTCGACGCACTGGGGCTGAAGGATGCCGACCTGACTACCCACCAGCACGGGGTTATCGGGTtaggcgaccacttcatcaaaccaGACGGAGTCATTTCCCTACCAATCTCGGTGGGACAGGTGCAAGGCCGAAGGTCGGCGATGGCCGAGTTCGTAATCCTCCGAGATTCCACGACCTCATAG